One region of Ananas comosus cultivar F153 linkage group 9, ASM154086v1, whole genome shotgun sequence genomic DNA includes:
- the LOC109715045 gene encoding protein DETOXIFICATION 40-like, whose protein sequence is MMGSAGEPPQNLSTPLLTPSGDGDDDGDKLPLPTSSPGPTADSAAHGASSQLESVLTDGSVPLGRRVWLGSVIEMRLLVRLAAPAVLVYMLNYVMSMATQIFSGHLGTLELAAASLGNTGIQVFAYGLMLGMGSAVETLCGQAYGAHKYDMLGVYLQRSTILLMATGVPLAVIYAFSRPILILLGESPEIANAASVFVYGLIPQIFAYAANFPIQKFLQAQSIMAPSAYISAATVAVHVVLSWVAVYKLGLGLLGASLVLSLSWWIIVVAQFIYIVKNDRCRLTWTGLSWRAFSGLPDFLKLSAASAVMLCLETWYFQIIVLIAGLLENPELALDSLSVCMTISGWVFMISVGFNAAASVRVSNELGAGNPKSAAFSVTVVTTLSFIISVVLAVIVMCVRDYIGYIFTEGEEVARAVSDLTPFLAVTFILNGIQPVLSGVAVGCGWQAFVAYVNVGCYYIVGVPLGCLLGFYFNLGAKGIWGGMMGGTIMQTIILIWVTFRTDWNKEVEVAQKRLNKWEDKKQPLLASD, encoded by the exons ATGATGGGATCTGCAGGTGAGCCCCCTCAGAATCTCTCGACCCCTCTCTTAACGCCCTCCGGCGATGGCGACGACGATGGCGACAAACTCCCTCTGCCGACGTCCTCTCCGGGGCCGACGGCAGACAGCGCAGCGCACGGCGCCAGCAGCCAGCTGGAGAGCGTCCTGACGGACGGCTCGGTGCCGCTGGGCCGCCGCGTCTGGCTGGGGTCGGTGATCGAGATGCGGCTGCTCGTGCGCCTCGCCGCACCCGCCGTGCTGGTGTACATGCTCAACTACGTCATGTCGATGGCCACGCAGATCTTCTCCGGCCATCTCGGCACTCTCGAGCTCGCCGCCGCCTCTCTCGGCAATACCGGCATCCAAGTCTTCGCCTACGGCCTCATG CTGGGAATGGGGAGCGCGGTCGAGACGCTCTGCGGTCAAGCGTACGGCGCGCACAAATACGACATGCTCGGCGTGTACCTGCAACGGTCGACGATTCTGCTGATGGCCACGGGCGTGCCGCTCGCAGTCATCTACGCGTTCTCCCGACCGATCCTCATCCTGCTCGGGGAATCGCCGGAGATCGCGAACGCCGCGTCGGTCTTCGTCTACGGCCTGATCCCGCAGATCTTCGCCTACGCCGCCAACTTCCCGATTCAAAAGTTTCTGCAGGCGCAGAGCATCATGGCGCCGAGCGCTTACATATCAGCTGCGACCGTTGCGGTGCATGTGGTGCTGAGTTGGGTGGCCGTTTACAAGTTGGGCCTGGGCCTGTTGGGGGCCTCGCTCGTGTTGAGTCTGAGTTGGTGGATCATAGTTGTGGCCCAATTCATTTACATAGTGAAGAACGATCGGTGCCGGCTCACGTGGACCGGGTTGTCGTGGCGGGCGTTCTCGGGCCTGCCCGACTTCCTGAAACTGTCGGCGGCGTCCGCTGTGATGCTCTGTCTCGAGACCTGGTACTTCcagatcatcgtgctcatcgCCGGCCTGCTCGAGAACCCGGAGTTGGCCCTCGATTCGCTCTCCGTGTG CATGACAATATCTGGGTGGGTGTTCATGATCTCAGTAGGGTTCAATGCAGCAGCAAG TGTGAGAGTGAGCAACGAGCTCGGCGCGGGGAACCCGAAGTCCGCGGCATTTTCGGTGACCGTTGTGACAACACTCTCGTTCATTATATCGGTCGTACTCGCTGTGATCGTCATGTGTGTTCGTGACTACATTGGTTACATCTTCACGGAAGGTGAGGAGGTGGCTCGGGCCGTCTCCGACCTCACTCCGTTCCTCGCCGTCACATTTATCCTTAACGGGATCCAACCCGTCTTGTCCG GTGTTGCTGTTGGGTGTGGATGGCAAGCATTTGTGGCATATGTTAATGTGGGGTGTTATTACATTGTGGGTGTTCCACTTGGTTGTCTCCTTGGTTTCTATTTCAATTTGGGAGCAAAG GGAATATGGGGAGGAATGATGGGAGGAACAATCATGCAAACCATCATTCTAATATGGGTTACTTTTAGAACAGATTGGAATAAAGAG GTGGAGGTAGCACAGAAGAGGTTGAACAAGTGGGAGGACAAAAAGCAGCCCCTCTTAGCTTCTGATTaa
- the LOC109715046 gene encoding protein DETOXIFICATION 40-like, which yields MVGRDLEAVLADQAAPWVRRAGTAVCIELQLLVPLAAPAVVVYMLISVMSIATQMFCGHLGNRELAASSLGNNGIQVFAYGLMLGMGSAVETLCGQAYGAEKYEMLGVYLQRSTVLLMATGVPLAVIYAFSKPILILLGQSSDIAEAASVFVYGLIPQIFAYAANFPIQKFLQAQSIVAPSAYILAATFVLHLLVSWLVVFKLGLGLFGASMVLSLSWVVLVGAQFVYIVKSPRCRLTWTGFTWQAFSGLPEFLKLSVASAVMLCLETWYFQILILMAGLLENPQLALDSLTVCTSIVGWVFMISVGFNAAASVRVGNELGAGNPKSAAFSAATVTTFSSIISTILAAIVLLLRDKISYIFTEGETVAHAVSDLCPLLATTLVLSGIQPVLSGVAVGCGWQALVAYINVGCYYFVGIPLGAILGFVCGFGIKGLWSGMIGGTVIQTLILLWITLRTDWNKEVEKAIKRLDKWEDKKRPLLSDNE from the exons ATGGTTGGCCGCGATCTCGAGGCGGTGCTCGCCGACCAGGCCGCCCCGTGGGTGCGGCGGGCGGGGACTGCGGTGTGCATCGAGCTGCAGCTGCTCGTGCCGCTCGCGGCGCCCGCGGTGGTGGTGTACATGCTCATCAGCGTCATGTCGATCGCCACGCAGATGTTCTGCGGCCACCTCGGCAACCGCGAGCTCGCCGCCTCCTCCCTCGGCAACAATGGCATCCAAGTCTTTGCATATGGCCTCATG CTAGGAATGGGCAGCGCAGTCGAGACACTCTGCGGTCAGGCGTACGGTGCGGAGAAGTACGAAATGCTCGGCGTCTACCTCCAACGGTCGACCGTCCTGCTAATGGCCACGGGTGTGCCACTCGCGGTGATCTACGCATTCTCCAAGCCAATACTCATCCTTTTAGGGCAATCCTCGGATATCGCCGAGGCTGCTTCGGTCTTCGTCTACGGCCTCATCCCGCAAATTTTCGCCTATGCCGCAAACTTCCCCATCCAGAAGTTCCTACAAGCCCAAAGCATTGTTGCACCAAGTGCTTACATCTTAGCTGCAACTTTTGTTCTGCACCTGCTAGTGAGTTGGCTAGTGGTGTTCAAGCTAGGGTTAGGTCTATTTGGGGCCTCTATGGTGTTGAGCCTGAGTTGGGTTGTCCTAGTGGGGGCTCAATTTGTGTACATAGTCAAGAGCCCGCGGTGTCGGTTGACGTGGACCGGGTTTACGTGGCAGGCCTTCTCGGGCCTGCCCGAGTTCTTGAAGCTCTCGGTGGCGTCGGCGGTGATGCTGTGCCTGGAGACATGGTACTTCCAGATCTTGATCCTCATGGCCGGATTGCTCGAAAATCCGCAGCTGGCGCTCGATTCGCTTACGGTGTG CACCTCAATTGTTGGCTGGGTATTCATGATCTCTGTTGGATTTAATGCTGCTGCTAG TGTGCGCGTGGGCAACGAGCTCGGCGCTGGAAATCCAAAGTCAGCTGCATTTTCAGCTGCAACAGTTACAACCTTTTCTTCTATCATATCAACCATATTGGCTGCAATTGTACTTCTACTTCGCGATAAAATTAGCTATATCTTCACCGAGGGGGAGACGGTGGCGCACGCAGTCTCAGATCTTTGCCCCTTGCTCGCGACCACTCTCGTCCTCAGCGGCATACAACCAGTTTTATCTG GTGTTGCTGTGGGTTGTGGATGGCAAGCACTTGTGGCATACATTAATGTTGGATGTTATTACTTTGTTGGCATACCACTTGGTGCAATTCTTGGTTTTGTGTGTGGATTTGGGATCAAG GGGTTGTGGTCTGGTATGATTGGAGGAACAGTAATTCAAACTCTCATTCTGCTTTGGATCACTCTCAGGACTGATTGGAACAAAGAG GTTGAGAAAGCCATAAAAAGATTGGATAAGTGGGAGGACAAGAAGAGGCCTCTGCTAAGTGATAATGAGTAG